CAACCGTGCCATATGCGGTAAAAATAACGACCAGAATGGCAGGGTTGATCCTTTTAACCTCCTTCAGCAATTCCTGCCCGGTTACCTCCGGCATCTGATAATCAGTCAGGATCATATCGATCTGCTCTTCTCTGACCAGGCTCAATGCCTCTTTGGCATTGCCGCAGGCCAGGGCGTGATATCCCTTTTTCACCAGAAAACCTTTCAGCATCTCCCGCTGATTCTTCTCATCATCGACAATCAGAATGTTGATCATATCTGCTTCATCTCCACAACCGGCATCATTGGCTTGACAGGCAGCCAGATCCGAAACTCCGAGCCCTCTCCTACCGCGGACTCCACTTCGATTTTTCCGCCATGCTCCTCGACAATCTTTTGTGAAATGGGCAGGCCCAGTCCTACCCCACCTTCTTTACTGGTATAGTATATCTCGAAAATCCTGGCCGTGTCGGCGATACCTGTTCCGGTATCAGCCACGCAGATCAGAATCCGGTCCTGCACCTGACTGACCCTGACCGTGATCAGCCCTCCTCCGGGCATGGCCTGGACGGCATTGCGGATGATATTGATCAAAGCCTGCTTGATCTGGTTTGGATCACAACGGCACTGCAGGCACGGCCCCTGCTGGTATTCGGTCTGGATTTTCACCCGGTTCTTTTCCGCTTCAGCAGCGAAAATGAAGACAAGATCGTCGACCAGGTGCGGGATATTAACCTCCTGCAACTCAAGCTTCGGTTCCCTGGCAAAATTGAGAAAATTACCGATGATCTTATCGACCCGCGTGACCTCGTTTCTGATGATCTCGGTGAAGTTAATGAATTCCTGCCTGTTTTCCTCGTTTGCGGGCAGATACTCGTGCTGAAGCCGCTGAATGGCCATACTGATGGCATTCAACGGATTTCTGATCTCATGGGCTACGCCTGCCGCCAGCTTGCCGATAGAGGTCAGGCGTTCGGTTCGCTGCAAACTCTCGGCCAGGATTTTGTGCCGCCTGTACTGGACGCATTGATGGTAAAAGATGGTTATCAGACCACCGCTGCCCAGGGCAATGATCAGCAGGCCAAACCAGAGTGAATTTTTCTGGGATTGCTGAATATTTTTGGTAAATTTATCCAGAGAGAGGCCAACCCGGAATATCCCCGCCACCTTCCCCTGAAAAATGAATGGCCTGACAATCTCATAAGCTTCCGCCCCTGACTGAAGGCGGCGAAAGCCGGTCTGAATGCCGGTGGGACGCTGCGAGATTTGCAGTACCGGCAGGCGGACATGCCGCGGAGCAACCATGCAGCTTTGCTGGTCCTGGAAGGAAATATAGCTGATTCCGTCCTGTTCGGCAATATCACTGATTAGTTTTCCAAGTCCGATCTCCTTGCGAAACTGCTCCATATAGTGGGCATCCACATGGACAATGATGGCTCCCTGGTTGTTTTCCCTGGCTATTGCTACCCAGAAGAGATTCTCCATGATTGGATGATCCTGATGAACCCCCTCCAGGATGAATCTCTTCTCACCGCGCAGAATGGGATCGATCACCCTGAGAAAAATCGCCCGGTGCCGGTAATCAGGCAGCCAGTTCAGGATCGAGGGGAAAGGCGGAGCCAGGGAATCAAGCATCACCCTGCCGCACTGATCGACCACCTGGACGCGAAACAGATTATTCCTGGTTACCACCTCATTCAGGAGAATGCTGCTGCAGCCATTCACCTGAATCAGCATATCGATCAACCGCGCATTGTCCAGAAGGCGGTTAATCAGTATCTCCTGGGCCAGTTTATTGGAAATAATGGCGTTCTTTCCGCTGGCCTGAAGGCTTTCCACCAGGGCCTCTCCCTGCTCGTGCAAAGCCTTATAGAGAACCTGTTTCCCCTTTTGCATTTGCCAGAGGCTGTGGAAACCGACAACAATGATCAGCAAAAAAATGCTCGCAATTGCGTAGGTCCACGAAAGATTCGTCTCTCTTTCTTCTTTCATCGCTGCTTTCCTGAAAAACTGCTCAGTGATCAGTGGCGCACGGCATTCCGTTTTTTTGGCCTATTATAATGCTCAAACCTCTCATTCTCAAGATGGGAATGAAAATAAAAAGTCAACGGCTTTCATTCTTGCTTTTCTCTGTGCCTCTGTGTCTCTGTGGTTTCTTTGTCTTTGTTTTTATTATGGTCAAAAGCTATCGTTTGCAATTAAAAAATAAGGCGGGAAAGTTTCCCGCCTCCCGTATCAAAATCTCTTTTATGCCCTTCGAGGATATGTCCTGGTAAAATCACCGGGAATGGAAAGTCCGCTTACTTTCCTTTCTCCGGTTTATTTCACATTCCCACCACCTCCTTATTCCATGTTATTCTTGACCATTGGGATGGCAAACTCGACAATTTCAATGACTTTGTAAGGCCGATCACCTCCTTCATGTTCTTTGTTCTGTAGGAGTAGCAAGCGTCATGCCATCTCCCGATAAAAATCTGTTTTTCGTAATTATCAGAAAAATAAAGAGAATCATGGCATTTTCCTCCAAACTGAACCAGAAAGGCATGGGCCTTTCGACAATTTTGTTCAGGCTGCCCGGCTGGAAAATATTATAAAGTTAACTATTGGCCTGACTTTATACGTCTTTTTCCCTAAACGAGGCACCGAAGGAGCTCGACAAAAATGTCGCGAAAAGGTTGCATTCTGGTC
This portion of the bacterium genome encodes:
- a CDS encoding ATP-binding protein, yielding MKEERETNLSWTYAIASIFLLIIVVGFHSLWQMQKGKQVLYKALHEQGEALVESLQASGKNAIISNKLAQEILINRLLDNARLIDMLIQVNGCSSILLNEVVTRNNLFRVQVVDQCGRVMLDSLAPPFPSILNWLPDYRHRAIFLRVIDPILRGEKRFILEGVHQDHPIMENLFWVAIARENNQGAIIVHVDAHYMEQFRKEIGLGKLISDIAEQDGISYISFQDQQSCMVAPRHVRLPVLQISQRPTGIQTGFRRLQSGAEAYEIVRPFIFQGKVAGIFRVGLSLDKFTKNIQQSQKNSLWFGLLIIALGSGGLITIFYHQCVQYRRHKILAESLQRTERLTSIGKLAAGVAHEIRNPLNAISMAIQRLQHEYLPANEENRQEFINFTEIIRNEVTRVDKIIGNFLNFAREPKLELQEVNIPHLVDDLVFIFAAEAEKNRVKIQTEYQQGPCLQCRCDPNQIKQALINIIRNAVQAMPGGGLITVRVSQVQDRILICVADTGTGIADTARIFEIYYTSKEGGVGLGLPISQKIVEEHGGKIEVESAVGEGSEFRIWLPVKPMMPVVEMKQI